The genome window CGCTTTTGTTGCAGGAAGAAATCTTGTACCAAGTCCTGCTGCCGGGATGACTGCTTTTTTAACTTTCATGGTTTTCCTCCTTGAAATCACATTACATTCATTATAAGCAATTTGATTTATCAAAACAAGCTTAGACTATATTTCATCAATAAGATAACGTTTGCATTTGATACAAAAGAACTATTAGCGGACAAAATATTGCTTTTTTAAATTTTTTTTAATATGATTGAAGATGACTTAGTTTTGGAGGGAGAAAGTTAATGGAAGATGTTAGAAAAAAATGGAAAAAGGTACAGTGGGATAATGAAATTACGTATAAAACATTCCTTACATATAGTGTTCTCTTTGTCTTAGTAACAATAAGTATTTACTTACTTTTTTGGTTAAGAGGTTATTCATTTATTTGGTCTCATGATGGTTTTAACCAACACTATCCGATTTTAAAAGAATTTAGAAATATGTTAGTAGATTTCCTGAAACACCCAACTCAAGTGCCGGAATTATGGTCTTGGCAAATTGGAATGGGAGGCGATGTGGTCGGTAGTTTTGGCTACTATGTTCTAGGTGATATTTTTGCTTATTTAGTAGTACTATTTCCAGCAGATCAGATGGAACTTGCATACACAACATTAATTCTATTACGCTTGTTTTGTGTAGGTATTGCCTTCTTAGCTCTAGCGAAAAACTTTAAAATTAATCATATTGCTGCAGTTACAGGTTCATTAGTCTATGTGTTCTCTGGTTATTTATTTGTTTCGGCAACAAGGCATCCATTTTTTATTACGCCGATGATTCTTTTACCGCTACTTTGTCTTTGTGTAGAGAGAGTGCTTCAAAAGAAATCACCAGTTCCGTTAATTCTTGTGATTTGTTGGACATTAGTTAGTAACTTCTATTTTGCATATATGCTTGCGATTATGGTTTGTATCTATACAGTTATTAGATACTTTACTCATTACAAAAAGCAAGGAATTCCGCTACTAAGTACTATTGGAAAATTAGCGGTCTATGCAATTACTGGCTTTTTAATGGCATGTATTTTATTTTTACCTAATTTAATCGCCTTTTTAGGTTCTTCCAGAGCAAATGGAGAGTTTGCGAATGGGCTATGGTTCTATGATTTGTCCTATTACTTATCGCTTGGAAAAATGTACATTACAACCGAAAGCGCTGGTTATTGGGCAAACTTAGGTTTCGCAGCAATTGCTGTGTTTGTACTTCCGTTTATTTGGCAGTATCGAAAAAAATATCCGGTTGTATTTATTAGTTTGGTTTTAGGACTTGGCATGATGCTATTTCCGTTTTTCGGGGCATTATTTAATGGTTTAAGTAGTCCTTCCAATCGTTGGATGTTTGCAGTTGCTCTTCCTGTAAGTATTGGAGTTTCCTTTTTATTAACAGACTATAAAACATTAACGAAAAAAGATATGCGTAATTTTCTTATTACACTTATTATCTTTATCGTTGTTTCATGGTGGGGACCGAACTTCAATATTTATCAACCTATCTTGTTAGTTCCTTTAATATTAATGCTTTTAACCTTTTTTGTTTTCTTTTTACAATTTATTAATTTGAATTATATTAAGAAGAAAGCTTATAATGGCTTGTTTTACTTTTTGATTATAATGTTAGTATGTGTCAATTTAGCTTATATGGGTAATTATATGTTTAGTAAAAACGGGGCTAATAAAGTACAAGGTCAATTAAATTCTGGGGTTGTTGAACGTAAAATAACTGAACTATATGGGGGAGCAGATAAAAAGATTGATAAGAGCTCTTTCTATCGTACCAGCCTTTCTAGTGGGTATAATGGATTTTATGATAATTCAGATGCAAACATTTTGTTAGATGTAAATACGGTGAATTCATTTTATTCGATTACTAATGGTGCAGTAGCTGACTTAGCTTCTGAATTAAATAATAGTCAGTTTCGGATGACGTTGCCACTTGGGCAAATGGATAATAGAACTATTTTTACGAATATACTTGGAACGACTTACTTATTTGCACGTGATGATCAAGCTGGCAGAATACCATATGGCTTTAAAAAAATTGATTCTGCTGAAATTGAACGAGTAGATAAACCAGGCATTAGCCATACAGATGTATATGAATCTGAAAATAGTGTTCCATTGATGTATATGAACTACCATACGGAAGATAGAGAATCATATGAAAAGCTCTCTCCGCTTGAAAAAGAGGAAGCACTTTCTTATAATGCTATCATTGATAATAAAGACACATCCAAACGTGAGTATAAATCGAATATTAAAGAACTTGAATTTGAAACGAGTATACCTAAAGTTAATGGCAAAGCTCCTGCAAAATTAACGAAAGACAAAATAGAGGTTTCTAATGCTGAAAATAGCATTCAATTTAAATTGAAAAACCCGGAAGAAACAAAAAATGCAGAACTTTACTTTTATATTGATGGTTTAGATTTCACGCCATACACTTTCAAACAAAGAAAAGATATTGCGTTTGCTAAAGATGAGTATAAAACAAAAAATATGCGTTATAATTATTACCGGAACAATCTTACCAAACGTATAAAAGAAGACTATACATTAACAGCCAAAACATCTAACCGTGTAGTTTCAGCGAGCCAAGTGGATAAAAGTGAGCTTTCTGGGTATTTTAAACGGGACAACATGCTTTTAAATGGTGGTTTTTCTGAAAAAGCTCGGAAACAAGTATCTATTAATTTGAGCGGTCTTGGTACGTACGACTATGATAATATCAAAATTTACGCGGTTCCATTTGATGATTCTTATACGAAAAGAATGCAAGAACTAAAAAAACAAGCTGCAACAGACTTGAAATTTGATACAAACAAAGTGTCGGCTAAGGTTTCAGCAAAACAAGATGGTGTGTTAGTTACAACAATTCCATATACAAAAGGTTGGAAAGTAAAAGTAGATGGAAAAGAAGTATCAACAGAAAAAGTCAATACAGGATTTATTGGTTTTTCCTTAGATAAAGGACTCCATACAATCGAAATGAATTATGAAACGCCAATGCTTAAAGCTGGCATGGTGGCGAGTGGCTTAGGTGTCATCCTTTTTGCTGGAATTATCGTGGTGTATCACCTTAGAAAGCGTAAAAATAAAACACAATAAATGAGGGAAAACGTTAGGTAGCTATGTTACATAGCCCTAACGTTTTTTGTTAGTTCTGAGATTAAGCAAAAGTGTAAATTCCGATTATAGTATGATATAATTTAACTGTTAATCTATTTTAGGAGGATATAATGAGAAATTTAAAAGATAGAGTACTCAATTCATTAAAAGGTAATAAAAAAGATATTAAAATTAGTGTTGTTGTACCTACATATAATACAGAATTAGAAGGTCTTAAAAACTTAATGTCGTCAATTGATAAGCAAACAATGAATCCAGATGAGTATGAGCTTGTTTTTGTAGATGATGGATCTACAACAGATACATACGAACGTTTGCAAGAGTTTGCTGAAACACGTCCAAATATGACCGTTAAACAAATTGAAAACTCTGGTTGGGGAAGCAGACCAAGAAATATTGCAACTAAAATGGCTAAAGGAGAATATATCCTTTATTTAGACCATGATGACACAGTTTTCCCTGAAACATTTGAACGCGTATATAATTTCGGAAAAGAAAATAATTTAGATGTAGTGAGCGGGAAAGAAGTAAGAACAAATGGTTGGTCATGGGGATGGAAGCAATTCTCTGAGAACAATCCGCATGCAGAAGAAATGGGTATTGAATGTTTACTTCCAATGACTCCACACAAATTTTATAAAAGAGAATTCTTGTTAGAGAATGATATTACATTTGATGATGGAGCTCGAGTTCTTTGGGAAGATGTATATTTTAACTCTAAGGCGTTCATTCACGGTGCAAAAGTTGGTATTTTAGCCGATTATCCTACGTACTATTGGATTGCAACTGGTGCAAATAATTCCAGTAGTTTCGGACGTGATCCGCATGAAAAATGGAACCAAATTAATAAATTATTTAATTTCTTTAAAGACAATATCAAAGAGCAACGTGACTTAGATTTTATGCTAACTCATTGGTATCGCTCACGAGTTCTTGGGATTTTAGGGCAATGGCTACTAAAAAACAACAATGAACGTATTGATATTGAATTTAACTATGCAAAAAAACTTGCCGAAGAATTAATACCAGCCTATATTAGCGAAAACTTAGATAAAAACAATCAAGTAAAAGATTATTTATTAAGACAAGGTGATTTAGATTCATTAAAAAAACTTGCTCAAATCGATGCTGGAATTACAGCGCTTAGCTATGTGGAAGATGCTTACTTTAAAGAAGACAAACTATTCTTCAAAACAAGTACAAAAATGACATATGAAGACAAAGAAGATTTCTTTATTGAAAAAACAGCAGATCGAATGGAACGTATTTTACCAGAAGAAATCAAATCGAAATTGCCAAAAGAATTCTTTGATTATAGTGATGATTTAGCTGAATTTACGTATGAGCCAAGTATTAAAGGACGTAATTCAAGAGCTACCTGGAAAATCGACGGTTCTACTAGTAATGTAGAAGTTGTTAATAAAAAAGCAAATTTGTATAAAATAGAAGGTGAAATGTCTTTTTCTGTTCAAATTAATGATTATATATTAGATGCAGCTGATAAAAAACAACCATGGGATATTGCCACACGCTTTACCGGCCTTGGGTATACAAGTCACCGAGCATTAACCATTGGTAAAATTCTTATCAAAACAGCGTTAATAAATAACAAAACAATGATTGTTTATAAAAATGCATCTGGTTTAATAAGTCTGGATGTTGGAAGTAGCGTTCGTTCAATCGTGGAAGATTCTGGTGTGAAACGTGAACAAATTCTTATTGATAAAACATCTGGAAAAGTAACTATTCCATTAAATGAAATTCATGTGTTTGGTGAAAGCCTTATTGAAGGTAATGCAGAATTAAAACCGGTGGGAATTAGTGATGCGGATCCAATTAATGTAAAAGCTAAATTGATTGGTGAAGCTAATAAAGCAAGAGTAGAAGTTCTTTTGGGTGATGAAAAACTATCTGGTGAATATCATTTAGTAACTAATATCCAAGGTAAAAAAGATAAACAGCAAATTAAAATAACGCTTTAAGAATGGAGAGAAAAGAATGAAAGGTATAATTTTAGCAGGAGGAAGTGGAACTAGACTTTATCCACTTACAAAAGCAATTTCGAAACAAATGTTACCAATTTATGATAAGCCGATGATTTATTATCCGCTATCGATCCTAATGTTAGCAGGTATTAAAGATATTTTAATTATTTCAACCCCAGAAGATACTCCACGCTTTGAGCAATTATTAGCTGATAGCGATCAACTGGGTATTAATATTTCTTATGCGGTTCAAGAAAAACCGGAAGGATTAGCACAAGCGTTTATTATTGCTGAAGATTTTATTGGGGATGATTCGGTTTCGCTTATACTTGGAGATAATATTTATTACGGACAAGGTTTATCCAAAATGCTTCAAAGAGCATCTGCTAAAAAAGCTGGAGCTACTGTATTTGGCTACCACGTGAATGATCCTGAAAGATTTGGAGTTGTGGAGTTTGATGAATCAATGAAAGCTATTTCCATTGAAGAAAAGCCTACTGAACCAAAAAGTAATTATGCGGTAACTGGTCTTTATTTCTACGATAATCGCGTAGTGGAAATTGCGAAAAGCATTAAACCATCTGAACGTGGTGAGTTAGAAATCACTGATGTTAATAAGCGTTACCTTGAACTGGGAGAACTAGATGTAGAACTTATGGGCAGAGGATTTGCTTGGTTAGATACAGGAACACATGAATCTCTTCTTGAAGCGTCTACCTTTATTGAAACAATTGAAAGAAGACAAAACTTGAAAATCGCTTGTCTTGAGGAAATTGCTTATCGAATGGGGTATATTGATGAGGCTGCAGTTGAAAAATTGGCAGAACCACTTAAGAAAAATGCGTATGGGCAATATTTAATGAAATTAATTAATAAATAAGAAGAGTGAGGCGTACTAATGGAAATTGTTGAAAGTAAACTAGCTGGTGTTAAATTAGTAAAACCAAAAGTGTTTGGAGATCATCGTGGTTTTTTCATGGAAAGCTATAATGAAAAAGCATTCCATGAAGCTGGAATCGATATGAAGTTTATTCAAGATAACCACTCTCTTTCTGTGGAAGCGGGTGTACTTCGGGGTATGCATTATCAAACGAACCCAAAAGCACAGACAAAATTAATTCGTGTTGCGACAGGCGCAATTTATGATGTAGTTGTTGATATGCGTAAAGGTTCTCCTACATACGGTGAGTGGGAAGGTTATATTTTAAGCGAAGCAAACAAACATCAACTTCTAGTACCACAAGGATTTGCTCATGGCTTTTGTACGATTACCGAAAATGTGAATGTGCTTTATAAAGTAGATCAATTATATTCCCCTGAAAACGATGCGGGAATTGCCTACGATGATCCGGATTTAAATATTACTTGGCCAACAGATAAATTAATTTTATCGGACAAGGATACGAAACATCCACGTTTAAAAGACGCTGAAAATAATTTTGTATGGGAGAATAAATAAATGAATTTATTAGTAACAGGTGGGGCAGGTTTTATTGGCAGTAATTTCGTACATCATATTTTAAATAAGCATGATGATTATAAAGTCGTAAACTTAGATTTGCTGACTTATGCAGGCACAATGAGCAATTTAGAGGATATCAAAGAAAATCCTAATCATGTTTTCGTAGAAGGAAATATTTGTGATTATGATCTAGTGAAAAAACTAGTAACAGATCATAAAATTGATACTATTGTTAACTTCGCAGCAGAATCTCATGTAGACCGTAGTATTATCAATCCAGGTATCTTTATCGAAACAAATGTACAAGGAACGCTAAATCTTTTAAATGTTGCGAAAGAATTAAATGTCGCAAAATATCTACAAGTATCTACTGATGAAGTGTATGGTTCACTTGGAGAAACTGGATATTTCACTGAAGAAACTCCAATTGCTCCAAACAGTCCATACTCTGCAAGTAAAGCTTCAGCAGACTTATTAGTTCGTTCATATTTTGAAACATACGGCTTAAATGTAAATATTACTCGTTGTTCTAATAATTATGGACCACATCATTTCCCAGAAAAATTAATCCCGCTAATGATCACAAATGGTCTTGACGGGGAAAATTTACCTATTTATGGTGATGGTAAAAACATTCGCGATTGGTTACATGTGTCAGATCACTGTGCAGCAATTGATTTAGTAATCCATAATGGTAAATCTGGTGAAGTTTATAACGTTGGTGGACATAATGAACGTACGAATAATGAAATCGTGCATATCATTGTTGACGATTTGAATCTTTCTAAAGATAAAATTGTATATGTAGAAGATCGTCTTGGTCATGATTTACGTTATGCTATTGACCCTAAGAAAATCGAAACAGAGCTTGGTTGGGAACCAAAATATACATTTGATACAGGAATTAAAGAAACTATCGAATGGTATGTAAATAATGAAGCTTGGTGGAGACCACTAAAATCACGCGCAAAGTTGGGTGAATAAATATGAGTATTTTAGTAACAGGAGCAAATGGGCAGCTCGGAACGGAGCTAGTTCAATTATTAAAAGAACATAATTTAACCGTGACTGAGTGGGACAAAGATTCTGTAGATATTGTGGATAAAGCAGCTGTAAAAAAAGCAATGCTTGATTTAAAGCCTGAATGGATTATCCATTGTGCCGCTTTTACTAATGTAGAAGCAGCAGAAGATGAATTAAAAAACGTTAACTGGGAAGTAAACGTGGATGGGACTGAAAATATCAGTGAAGCTGCAGAAATAGTTGGAGCTAAACTTGTATATATCAGTACAGATTATGTTTTCGATGGTACTAAAAAAGAAGCATATTTACCAGATGATAAAACAAATCCACTTAATCAATATGGAATTGCTAAATTAGCAGGAGAAAAAGTTGCTTTAGAAAAAAATAGCCAAACTTATGTTATTCGTACTTCATGGGTGTTTGGTAAATATGGTAATAATTTTGTATACAGTATGCTTAAACTAGCTGAAACGCATAAAGAACTAAAAGTAGTAAATGATCAATTAGGTCGCCCAACATACACATATGATTTAGCTGACTTCATTCGTTTTGTTATTGAGAAGAATCCGGCATATGGTATTTACCAATTCTCTAATAGTGGAACTGCGACATGGTTTGAGTTTGCAACAGAAATTTTGAAAGATAAAGATGTTACTGTGAATCCATGTACTTCAGATGAATTTCCACAAAAAGCTGAACGTCCAAAAACATCTATTATGAGTTTGGAAAAAGTAGAGAAACTAGGTTTTAACATTCCAACTTGGCAAGATGCTTTAGTTCGTTTTAAAAAATAATAAAAAAAACAATTATACGATGCATTCGTATAATTGTTTTTTTATATCTTTATGGGGTTTATTTGTTTATAATAGTAATGTGTATAAATTACTCTATGAACAAAAGGAGCCGGATATTTTGAACGATTCAAGGGACTTACATTCCATTTGTTTTGTTTCTACAGAAGTGGAAGATAAGAACAATAACGTACATTTTATAGCAGAATCTGCAGATTTATTGGCAGATTGCTTAGTGCTATTAGAGAAAGAGAATAAACACTATTTAACTTTTATGAAAGAAAATTTGAATACAATTGCGTTAGCCGAGAAAATCGAATATGCACCAGATATCATTTGCCCAAATAAAGTTTTGAAAGGTAGTTTGTATACAAATCCTGAATGCATAGATAACAGCCTTGCTGGTAGTACTTTCTCCAAAGATTTACTTAAGAGAGTAGCAAATGAAATGAAGCAAGAAGTATTTGAATTAACAAGCTTTAATTATTATTGTTATCATTTGGCGGAGAAGATTGGTCATTTGGGAGAAGAAGCTAGCTATTCGCTCTCTTTGGCGGACTTAGATGACTCGGTTACACGTTTACTTGATATTAAAGATAATCATTACCGAAAAGATTGGACAATTTTATATTATGTAAATAAGTTTTTAATGATGCATTTAGAAAATTTACCGAAAATTTTTGAAGAATCAGATGAAAAATTTCAAATTAATTATTTAGAAAAACTTACTGAACTTATTGCGAAACTGCCGGATGAGGTTATTTTTGAGTTAGATGCGCTCGATTATTTGGTTCAAAATATATTAAATGATTCATTTGAATGGATTAAATACGAAGCATATCCAGCTTGTTTAACTTTAGCTGAAATAATAAGTCACCGAGCAGCACCAAATAAATTCACGGATACTAAATGGCTGCGTTTAGAAAAATGTGTCCGAAAAGGTTCTGTAAATCCGCTAAGAAACAAAAAAAATCCAACTGTTTTGACACCAATAAAAAAGAAATTTGTTTCTTTTTTTAGCCGTAAAGTGGTGTTTACGATTGCAAAACTGTTACCTGTTGCGAAAGATAATGTTTTGTTAGTTTCGAATAAAATTAGTGATTTAGATGCTACTTTCATGCCGATTTACCAGACAATTAAGCAAAAGCATCCTGAAAAGTCTGTGCGTGCGTACATGAAAATGCGACCAGAAGATAATCATGCAATGTATTATTTAACATATTTTTGGAATCTTGGAAGAGCAAAGTATGTGTTTTTAGATGACTATTATTATCAATTGTATTCTATTAGAATGAGGAAAGAAGCGGAAGTTATTCAGCTTTGGCATGCAGCAGGAGCGTTTAAACGATTCGGTCATAGTTCTCTAGGATTTAAAGACTCCATATCGCTTGATTTTGAAACAAGAGCGCACCAAAATTACACAACGAGTGTCATATCATCCAGTGATTTAAAACCGATTTATGCAGAAGCCTTCCATATGGATGAAACCAAAATTGAAGCATTTGGTCTACCACGTTTATGGAAGTTATTTGATCAAGACTACAAGGAATTCAGACTAGATTATTTCCAAAAAATGTACCCGCTTCTTAAAGGGAAAAAAGTGATTACTTATGCACCAACTTTTCGAGGGAATTCAGAAGAGCGAAAAGCATTCCAACTCGAATTAAATTTACGTAAAATGAAAGAGGAACTAGGACAAGAATATGTAGTAGTAATTAAACTGCATCCATTAGTAAGCGTTGAAACGCAAGTTCCAGAAGATTTAGCTGATTTTGTACTTGATTTTAGTGGAATTGAAATGAATGACGTTCTAATCGTAACAGATATTCTAATAACTGATTATTCGTCTGTTATTTATGATTACTCTATCTTGAATAGACCCATTATTTTCTACGCATATGATCTTGAAGCCTATTCATTAGAACGTAATTTTTATCATGATTATTTGGAATTTGTTCCAGGTCCAGTGGTTGCTACAACTGAAGAAGCAATTAAACTTATTCAAACAAATCAAATGATAACAGGGAAGTTACAGGACTTTGCAGAGAAAGCATTTGAATATCATGATGGTGATGCCGCAGCTCGAATTATTGATTATGTAATGCAAGATTGATGTCTGTACAAAAGATATTGAGTTTATGGTACAATAAAGCTATGTTTATTAGTAAAATGTTAAAGGAGACTAAAAATGATTTATGCAGAGATATTAGCTGGCGGTAAAGGTACGCGCATGGGAAATGTCAATATGCCGAAGCAGTACTTGCCATTAAAAGGAAAACCAATTATTGTTCATACAATTGAGAAATTCATTTTAAATGACCGTTTTGAAAAAATTATTATTGCAACACCTAAAGATTGGATTAATCACACACAAGATATTATTAAAAAATATATTTTTGATTCGCGTGTAATTGTTATTGAAGGCGGAACAGATCGAAATGAAACAATTATGAACGGTATCCGTTATGTAGAAAAAGAATTCGGCTTAAATGAAGATGATATTATTGTAACGCATGATGCCGTTAGACCATTTATCACGCATCGTATTATTGAAGAAAATATTGATATGGCATTAGAATTTGGCTCTGTAGATACCGTTATCCCTGCAGTTGATACTATTGTAGAATCTACTAACCATGACTTCATCACAGATATTCCAGTTCGTGGCAATATCTATCAAGGTCAAACGCCACAAAGCTTTAACATGAAAACTATTCAAAAACATTATAATAATTTAACAGATGATGAAAAACAAATCTTAACAGATGCTTGTAAAATTTGTTTGCTTGCCGGTGAAAAAGTTAAACTTGTAAACGGTGGAATTTCAAACATAAAAATTACCACTCCATATGATTTAAAAGTGGCAAATGCGATTGTACAGGAGAGGATTAACTCATGATTAACCAAGTATATCGCCTAGTTTCTGAGAGACAATTTGAAGAAGCGAATATTGAAGAAGCACTTACAGAAGATGTTGTTGTAGTAAGACCTACATATCTTTCTATCTGTGCTGCAGATCAGCGTTATTATACAGGTTCTCGCGGAAAAGAAATGCTTTCCAAAAAATTACCAATGGCGCTAATCCATGAAGGTGTTGGCCAAGTTACGTATGACGCAACTGGCGAGTTTGAAATCGGAACAAAAGTAGTGATGATTCCAAATACACCGACAGAAGATGATCCAGTTATTGCCGAAAACTATCGTCGCTCTTCGCTATTTCGTTCTAGTGGCTATGACGGCTTAATGCAAGAGAATGTTTTCATGAGAAGAGATCGCGTTGTTCGTTTACCAGAAAATATGGACATGGAAGTTGCGGCTTATTCTGAGTTAATTTCTGTAGCGTTTCATGCAATTACAAGATTTAAACAAAAAGCAAATGCTAATCAATCTGTATTTGGTGTATGGGGCGATGGTAATTTAGGCTTTATCACTTGTCTATTGCTAAAAACTATCTACCCTGAAAGTAAAGTGATTATTTTTGGTAAAACACAATACAAACTTGATTTCTTTTCTTTCGTAGATGAAGCTCATTTAGTTGATGAAATTCCAGAAGGTCTAGTGATTGACAATGCGTTTGAATGCGCTGGTGGCAAAGGAAGTCAGTACGCAGTTGAACAAATTATTGATTTAATTAAACCAGAAGGAACGATTTCTTTATTGGGCGTTTCTGAGAACCCCATTGAATTTAATTCACGTATGGTATTAGAAAAAGGATTGACGGTATTCGGTAGTAGCCGTAGTGGGAAAGAAGATTTCCAAAACACCGTAAATTTTCTTAGTGAAAATGAACGTGCTGTAGAATACTTATCTAGTCTAATAGGCCAACGTAAAGTAGTTCGTAATTTACAAGATATTATTGAAGCTTTTGAGACGG of Listeria monocytogenes contains these proteins:
- the rfbA gene encoding glucose-1-phosphate thymidylyltransferase RfbA is translated as MKGIILAGGSGTRLYPLTKAISKQMLPIYDKPMIYYPLSILMLAGIKDILIISTPEDTPRFEQLLADSDQLGINISYAVQEKPEGLAQAFIIAEDFIGDDSVSLILGDNIYYGQGLSKMLQRASAKKAGATVFGYHVNDPERFGVVEFDESMKAISIEEKPTEPKSNYAVTGLYFYDNRVVEIAKSIKPSERGELEITDVNKRYLELGELDVELMGRGFAWLDTGTHESLLEASTFIETIERRQNLKIACLEEIAYRMGYIDEAAVEKLAEPLKKNAYGQYLMKLINK
- the rfbB gene encoding dTDP-glucose 4,6-dehydratase yields the protein MNLLVTGGAGFIGSNFVHHILNKHDDYKVVNLDLLTYAGTMSNLEDIKENPNHVFVEGNICDYDLVKKLVTDHKIDTIVNFAAESHVDRSIINPGIFIETNVQGTLNLLNVAKELNVAKYLQVSTDEVYGSLGETGYFTEETPIAPNSPYSASKASADLLVRSYFETYGLNVNITRCSNNYGPHHFPEKLIPLMITNGLDGENLPIYGDGKNIRDWLHVSDHCAAIDLVIHNGKSGEVYNVGGHNERTNNEIVHIIVDDLNLSKDKIVYVEDRLGHDLRYAIDPKKIETELGWEPKYTFDTGIKETIEWYVNNEAWWRPLKSRAKLGE
- a CDS encoding glycosyltransferase family 2 protein; translation: MRNLKDRVLNSLKGNKKDIKISVVVPTYNTELEGLKNLMSSIDKQTMNPDEYELVFVDDGSTTDTYERLQEFAETRPNMTVKQIENSGWGSRPRNIATKMAKGEYILYLDHDDTVFPETFERVYNFGKENNLDVVSGKEVRTNGWSWGWKQFSENNPHAEEMGIECLLPMTPHKFYKREFLLENDITFDDGARVLWEDVYFNSKAFIHGAKVGILADYPTYYWIATGANNSSSFGRDPHEKWNQINKLFNFFKDNIKEQRDLDFMLTHWYRSRVLGILGQWLLKNNNERIDIEFNYAKKLAEELIPAYISENLDKNNQVKDYLLRQGDLDSLKKLAQIDAGITALSYVEDAYFKEDKLFFKTSTKMTYEDKEDFFIEKTADRMERILPEEIKSKLPKEFFDYSDDLAEFTYEPSIKGRNSRATWKIDGSTSNVEVVNKKANLYKIEGEMSFSVQINDYILDAADKKQPWDIATRFTGLGYTSHRALTIGKILIKTALINNKTMIVYKNASGLISLDVGSSVRSIVEDSGVKREQILIDKTSGKVTIPLNEIHVFGESLIEGNAELKPVGISDADPINVKAKLIGEANKARVEVLLGDEKLSGEYHLVTNIQGKKDKQQIKITL
- a CDS encoding CDP-glycerol glycerophosphotransferase family protein, which produces MHSYNCFFISLWGLFVYNSNVYKLLYEQKEPDILNDSRDLHSICFVSTEVEDKNNNVHFIAESADLLADCLVLLEKENKHYLTFMKENLNTIALAEKIEYAPDIICPNKVLKGSLYTNPECIDNSLAGSTFSKDLLKRVANEMKQEVFELTSFNYYCYHLAEKIGHLGEEASYSLSLADLDDSVTRLLDIKDNHYRKDWTILYYVNKFLMMHLENLPKIFEESDEKFQINYLEKLTELIAKLPDEVIFELDALDYLVQNILNDSFEWIKYEAYPACLTLAEIISHRAAPNKFTDTKWLRLEKCVRKGSVNPLRNKKNPTVLTPIKKKFVSFFSRKVVFTIAKLLPVAKDNVLLVSNKISDLDATFMPIYQTIKQKHPEKSVRAYMKMRPEDNHAMYYLTYFWNLGRAKYVFLDDYYYQLYSIRMRKEAEVIQLWHAAGAFKRFGHSSLGFKDSISLDFETRAHQNYTTSVISSSDLKPIYAEAFHMDETKIEAFGLPRLWKLFDQDYKEFRLDYFQKMYPLLKGKKVITYAPTFRGNSEERKAFQLELNLRKMKEELGQEYVVVIKLHPLVSVETQVPEDLADFVLDFSGIEMNDVLIVTDILITDYSSVIYDYSILNRPIIFYAYDLEAYSLERNFYHDYLEFVPGPVVATTEEAIKLIQTNQMITGKLQDFAEKAFEYHDGDAAARIIDYVMQD
- the rfbC gene encoding dTDP-4-dehydrorhamnose 3,5-epimerase — its product is MEIVESKLAGVKLVKPKVFGDHRGFFMESYNEKAFHEAGIDMKFIQDNHSLSVEAGVLRGMHYQTNPKAQTKLIRVATGAIYDVVVDMRKGSPTYGEWEGYILSEANKHQLLVPQGFAHGFCTITENVNVLYKVDQLYSPENDAGIAYDDPDLNITWPTDKLILSDKDTKHPRLKDAENNFVWENK
- a CDS encoding YfhO family protein, coding for MEDVRKKWKKVQWDNEITYKTFLTYSVLFVLVTISIYLLFWLRGYSFIWSHDGFNQHYPILKEFRNMLVDFLKHPTQVPELWSWQIGMGGDVVGSFGYYVLGDIFAYLVVLFPADQMELAYTTLILLRLFCVGIAFLALAKNFKINHIAAVTGSLVYVFSGYLFVSATRHPFFITPMILLPLLCLCVERVLQKKSPVPLILVICWTLVSNFYFAYMLAIMVCIYTVIRYFTHYKKQGIPLLSTIGKLAVYAITGFLMACILFLPNLIAFLGSSRANGEFANGLWFYDLSYYLSLGKMYITTESAGYWANLGFAAIAVFVLPFIWQYRKKYPVVFISLVLGLGMMLFPFFGALFNGLSSPSNRWMFAVALPVSIGVSFLLTDYKTLTKKDMRNFLITLIIFIVVSWWGPNFNIYQPILLVPLILMLLTFFVFFLQFINLNYIKKKAYNGLFYFLIIMLVCVNLAYMGNYMFSKNGANKVQGQLNSGVVERKITELYGGADKKIDKSSFYRTSLSSGYNGFYDNSDANILLDVNTVNSFYSITNGAVADLASELNNSQFRMTLPLGQMDNRTIFTNILGTTYLFARDDQAGRIPYGFKKIDSAEIERVDKPGISHTDVYESENSVPLMYMNYHTEDRESYEKLSPLEKEEALSYNAIIDNKDTSKREYKSNIKELEFETSIPKVNGKAPAKLTKDKIEVSNAENSIQFKLKNPEETKNAELYFYIDGLDFTPYTFKQRKDIAFAKDEYKTKNMRYNYYRNNLTKRIKEDYTLTAKTSNRVVSASQVDKSELSGYFKRDNMLLNGGFSEKARKQVSINLSGLGTYDYDNIKIYAVPFDDSYTKRMQELKKQAATDLKFDTNKVSAKVSAKQDGVLVTTIPYTKGWKVKVDGKEVSTEKVNTGFIGFSLDKGLHTIEMNYETPMLKAGMVASGLGVILFAGIIVVYHLRKRKNKTQ
- the rfbD gene encoding dTDP-4-dehydrorhamnose reductase, with protein sequence MSILVTGANGQLGTELVQLLKEHNLTVTEWDKDSVDIVDKAAVKKAMLDLKPEWIIHCAAFTNVEAAEDELKNVNWEVNVDGTENISEAAEIVGAKLVYISTDYVFDGTKKEAYLPDDKTNPLNQYGIAKLAGEKVALEKNSQTYVIRTSWVFGKYGNNFVYSMLKLAETHKELKVVNDQLGRPTYTYDLADFIRFVIEKNPAYGIYQFSNSGTATWFEFATEILKDKDVTVNPCTSDEFPQKAERPKTSIMSLEKVEKLGFNIPTWQDALVRFKK